The window CGCTCCTCGGGGCTGCTCAGGGGGCGTGGCCCCCGGGCAAGGTCAGGACCGGCCGCCGAGCACGGCAGCGCGCGAGGCGGCCCGCACAGTCGTCCTGTGCGGGCCGCCTCGCGGGGTGTGGCAATGGTCAGTAGTTCGACCGGTTGCCGTTGTAGTAGTTGCCGACCTGCTGGTGGTAGTCGGTGTCGCCGGGGTGCTTGTCCTTGTCGAACTCGGGGGAGTTCTTGATCTCTTCCTTGGTGCGGCTGACGTGGATGGTCTCGTTGGCGGTGTCGATCGAGGTGACGGTGCCGGCGGGGAGCAGCACGTGCTTGCCGAAGATCCACGGGCCGGTGTCCACCACGATGTAGCGGGCGTCCACGTCCCCGGAGTGCTTGTCGACCTTGCCGATGTGGCCGTCGGTGGCCTCGACCTTGTAGCCGGTCAGGTCCGTGCCGGTCTGGTAGCCGGAGTTCTCCTGGTATTCCCACATGATGTTCTCCACGGAATCACCTTTCGTAGCAGCGGACTTGGTCTTCGTCTGACCCGGTTCGGCGGGTTCATGCACGGGGAGTGGGGCCTTTTTGCACCTGTTTGGGCATCCAGCCACCGCTGCACGGTGGCGCGCGGGTGCTCCGGGTCGCGCTTCTGTCGGGTCGGCTCCGGGGGCACCGTGCCGGGGCGTCAGCTCTCCTTGCTCTGCAAGGTCTCTTTGAGCTTGGCGATGGCGAAGCCCCAGCCCTGTTGCGCGGTGGGCTTGCCGGGAACGGCCAGCTCCTGCGGGTTGGTGAGGACGTCGAGCAGGACCGGGCCCGGGGTGCTGAGGGCGCGCCGGACGCTGTCGTGGAGGGTGGCGGGGTCGGTGACGCGGATGCCGGTCAGGCCCAGGGCGTTGGCCACGGCGGCGAAGTCGGGGTTGTCGAGCTCGGTGCCGAACTCGACCAGGCCCGCCTGCTCCTGTTCGAGCTTGACCATGCCGAGGCGCCGGTTGTCGAAGACGACCAGCTTGACCGGCAGCCGGTGCGTCTTGATCGTCATCAGGTCGCCGAGCAGCATGCTCAGGCCGCCGTCGCCGCAGAACGCGATGACTTGCCGCTCGGGCGCCCAGAGCTGGGCACCGAGGGCCTGCGGCATGGCGTTGGCCATCGAGCCGAGATTGTAGGAGCCCAGCAGGCGCCGCTCGCCGTGCATGGTGACGAAGCGGGAGAGCCAGACCGTCGCCATGCCGGTGTCGGAGGTGAAGACCGCGTCCTGGTCCGCCAGTTCGTTCACCGCGGCGGCCAGGGCCTCGGGGCGGATGTCGTGGCCCGGGTTGTCGAGGGCCCGGCGCAGCCGGCCCGTGAGGCGCTTGTCGTGGGACGGGTCGGCCAGCTTGGCCTGGCCGGCCTGCCAGTGGGTGAACTCCTTGCGCGCGGACTCCAGGTGCTCGCGGTCCCGTCCCGCTCCCTCGTTCAGGTGGGGCAGGAGCGCGCGCAGGGTCGCCCCGACGTCGCCGGCCAGACCGGCGTCGAGCGGGATGCGGCGCCCGAGGTTGCGCTCCTGGACGTCGATCTGGACGACCTTGCAGTCGGTCGGGTACCAGTCCCGGTAGGGGAAGTCGGTGCCGAGCATCACCAGCAGGTCGCAGCCGTCCAGCGCCCGGGCGGCGGCGGGGTTGCCGATCAGGCCGGTCTGGCCGACCTGGTACTCGTTGTCCGCTTCGAAGCCCTCCTTCGCCTTCAGGGTGAGGACCATGGGAGCGGCGGTCCGCTCGGCGAGGGTCAGCACCTCCTCACGGGCCTGTCGGGCACCCCTGCCGACCAGCAGGGTGACCTTGTCGGCGGCGTTGATAAGCTCGGCGGCCTCCAGGATGCCCGGCTCGTCCGGGCGGGTGACCGGGCGGGTGCGCGGGAAGCGGGCCGGACGGTCGTCGCCGATCTCCTGTTCGCCGAGGTCGCCGGGCACGGTCAGCACGGCCACGCCGCTTTCGCTGATCGCGGCGCGCACCGCGGACTCCAGCAGCCGGGGCATCTGGTCGGGCGAGGTGACCGTGGCCCGGAAGACCGCGACGTCGCGGAAGAGCAGGTCGTTGTCGACCTCCTGGAAGTAGTCGTTGCCGACCTCGGTGAGGGGCACCTGACCGGCGATGGCCAACACCGGGGTGCGGCTCTTCGCCGCGTCGTACAGGCCGTTCAGCAGGTGCACGGCGCCGGGCCCGACGGTGCCCATGCAGACGCCCAGCGTGCCGGACAGCTGCGACTGGGCACCGGCGGCGAACGCGGCTGCCTCCTCGTGGCGGCAGCCGACCCACTCCACGCCCTCGGTGCTGCGGATGGCGTCGGTCAGCGGGTTCAGCGCGTCGCCGACGACGCCGAACACGTGTCGCACACCGAGGTCCTGCAGGGCGTCGATGATCACATGGGCAACGGTGCGTGCCATGGGGGTGGTCCTCCGGAGGGTGGGAGCGGGCTGATGGGCGCAGGGTGGGAGCGGGCTGATGGGCGCAGGGTGGGAGCGGGCGGTCAGACGGTGAAGCGGTCGGGATCGGCGGCGTGCCAGTCCGCGGCCCAGGCCGCGGGCGGGTCCTGGAGCAGTTCGCCGGGGGTCAGCCAGGAGTGGATGTCGGCGTAGGAGCTCATGGTGTGGGTGTCCACCCGCAGCTGCAGCATGTGCGGGCCCAGCTCGGCCGGGTCCGTCACGCCCATCGAGGCCATGATCTGAAGGGCGCTCTTGACGGTCGCCTCCTGGAACCGCATCACGCGCTGCGACTTGTCGCCGACATCCAGTGCCCGGGCACGACGCGGGTCCTGGGTGGCCACGCCCACCGGGCAGGTGTTGGTGTGGCAGCGCTGGGCCTGGATGCAGCCGACGGCGAACATCATCGCCCGGGCGGCGTTGGTGAAGTCGGCGCCGAGCGCGAGCCGCCTCACCAGGTCGCTGCCGGTGGCGACCTTGCCGCTGGCGCCGATCCTGATCCGCTCGCGCAGGCCGGTGCCCACCAGGGCGTTCTGGACGATCATCAGGCCGTCGGTGAGCGGGAGGCCGATGTTGTCGGCGAACTCCAGTGGTGCGGCGCCGGTGCCGCCCTCCGCGCCGTCCACGATGATGAAGTCCGGGGTGGTGCCTTCCTCCAGCATCGCCTTGCAGACGGCGAGGAACTGGCGGCGCGAGCCGACGCAGAGCTTGAAGCCGGTGGGCTTGCCACCGGACAGCTCGCGCATCCGCGCGACGAAGCGCACCAGCTCGCGTGGAGTGCTGAAGACCCGGTGGTAGGGCGGCGAGTTGACGGTCCGGCCCTGCGGAACACCGCGGACCTCGGCGATCTCCGCATTGACCTTGGCGCCGGGCAGCACACCGCCGATACCGGGCTTGGCCCCCTGGCTGAGCTTCAGCGACACGCACTTGACGTGCGGGTGCGCCGCCTTCTCGACGAACTGGTCCGGGTCGAAGTCTCCGTCCCCGGTACGGCAGCCGAAGTAGCCCGTGCCGATCTCCCACACCAGGTCGCCGCCGGGGCGGAGGTGGTACTCGGAGAGGCCGCCCTCACCGGTGTCGTGCGCGAATCCGCCGAGGGCGGCACCGGTGTTGAGAGCGAGCACGGCGTTGGCCGACAGCGAACCGAAGGACATCGCGGAGACGTTGAGCAGCGCCATGTCGTAGGGCTGGGTGCAGTCCGGGCCGCCGATTCGCACCCGCGGCGCGTCCTTGGGCACGGGACACGGGGCCATCGACGGGACCAGGAACTCCCGGCCCGCCGCGTAGAGGTCGAGCTCGGTGCCGAACGGCTCCTCGGCGTCGGTGCCCTTGGCCCGCTCGTAGACGATGGAGCGGGTGTCCCGGTCGAAGGGCCGCCCGTCGAAGTTGCGCTCCACGAAGTACTGCTGGAGTTCGGGACGGATGCTCTCCATCAGGAACCGCAGGTGGCCCAGGACCGGGTAGTTGCGCAGCACCGAATGGCGGCGTTGGAGCAGGTCCCAGACGCCCAGCAGCGCGACGGCCAGCAAGGGGCCGGCCACCGCCCACCACCACGGCGACCAGAGGCCGGCGGCGAGGACGGCGAGGACGGCGACGCACATCATCAGGACCACGGACAGGATTCTCAGCACCACCGCCGTCTGCCCGGGATCACGGGAATCAAGCCCCCGCACCTGCCGGGGCAGGGCGCCGGCGCCGCAGGTCACGGCAGGCCCCAGCGGTCGGCGCGTGCAGCGCCGGTGGCCTTCCAGACGACGATGCCGACTGTGTCCACGCGGAGGCCGCTGAAGGCGGCGAGAGCGGCCGCCACGGAGTCGGCGAAGCCCTCGGTCCAGGAGCGGCTGGGGGAGCTCGCCCGGTCGGGAGAGTGGGGGATCGCAGCCGTTACTGAGGTGTTCAGGGTGGGGTCGGTGGTCTGAGAGTCAGGCCGGTGGCGGTCAGGCATCCGTCGATCAGGTGGGGTCGGAGTTGGATTCGGCGCAACTCGCGGCGGAGTGTGCGGTCGAGCTCGTAGGGCGTCGAGGAGGCGGTGTTTGCCATCGCTCTGCGCACGAGTGTCCAGGTACTCATCAAAGTGCTCGGCCGAGTACAGGCGAACGGGCTCGGCTCGCCTCATCCGGCCGACCCTTGCGGGGAAGGTCCCTGGAGGATTGGACGCGCTCCTTCTTTCGTTCAGAGGGCGTTGTCCATTGCCGCAGTCAGGACCGTGTGCAGCTGCGCATAGGTGGGGGCGAGTTGCCGCAGCTGCGCTGCTGCGGTGTGGTCGTCGCCGTGCACCAGCGGATACTGGAGGCTGCCCAGGAGCCGGGCCTGGCGCTGCGCGATGGAGGCCGCGTGCGACAGTCCCAGCTCTTCCAGGCAGGTCGCCGCGTCGCTCAGACGGCGTGCTCCCACGCGGACGCCGAACGCGGTGAGCAGTGTGCGGATACCGGGGGGCGTGCCCTGGGCGACCATGTCGGCGAGCGTCTCGACGGCGGCGGCTCCGCCCAGCGAGCCGGGCGGCATGGGCAGGTCGTCACGGACGGCCAGCCAGCGGGCGGCTCCCGGCAGCGACTGCCTGAGTGCGTCGGCAGGAGTGACCTCGTAGTGGCGCACGAAGCCGGCCCGTAGCACGAAGGGGGCGTCGATGTAGCTGATCGCTTTCGCCTCCCAGGCGGAGAGGAAAGCGTGCGTGGGCAGGGTCGCGTATGGGTGGCCGTGGGGGTCGTGGAGTTCGACGCTGTCCTGGTCGGCAGCAAGCACCACGACGTAGTGGTCGCCACCGTCGGCGTTCGGTGTGCCGGGCTGGTACAGCAGCAGGCCCATGTCCACCGGCCCGACCAGGACCGGCCCCCGCGAGCAGGCCTCCCGCAGCCGTTCCAGCGCCTCGGCCGACGTTCCGCCGTCGCTGCGCTCACAGCTCCAGCCCGACAGTGCGATTGCGGCGTCGAGGCCGACCTCGGGGTGCCAGCCGTATGGGTCGAACAACGGCAGGGAACCGGCGATGAGCTGGGCGCCGAACGGCGAACCCGTCAGCGTCTCGATGACTGCGGTCGAGGGAGACTCCCCACCCAGCATCATGGCCAGCGAGTTCGTGTAGCAGTAAGGACCGGAGCCGACGTAGCCGAGCACGAGGAACCCTTCGTGGGGACAGCGGTGATCTCCGCCGGCGGATCACCGGGCAGGTGGGAGCAGTCAACCCCCTCACACCGTGTCATGGTCAACTGCCGGCTCAGCCCTCACGCCCCGGCTGGCTCGGCCTCAGGAGAACGGGCGGCAACCAGAAAGGCCCACCGGCTTTGCTGGCCCGTTGGCGGTCGCGGCACCGCCCCGGGGCAGCTACTCGAGCCCGGGTACGTTCAACGTGCTCAGTCCGTGGACCCGGATCATGTGTCCCCTTGTGAGCAGTGTCAGCGTCATGCGGTTTACTCCTGAGCGTGGACTGCGTTGATGATCACGCCATGGAACCCGCTGAGCCGTCGTGGGCCGAGGAACTGGCCGCTCTGACCGGTTGGAGCGGGGATCGGCGGCCACTCGACTGGGAGGCCGTGGAACGGGAGCTTGGCCTTTGCCTTCCCCGGGACTACAAGCTGCTGGCCGAGACCTTTGGCGCGGGCACCTTCGACGACGATGTCGACCTCTGTGTTCCGAAGGCGCGGCATTTGGCCCTTGATCTCATCGCGGCGGACCGCGCCGATTTCGCCGGATCCGCTCCCTCCAGCGAGCCCACGATCAGGATTCTCCGGTGGGCAAGGACCTCGGCCGGACACTCATTCTGCTGGCATGTTGCTGATCCGGATCCGGAGGAATGGCCGGTCTTCGCCCGCAGCGACAAGTGGGAGCCCTGGGAGCGTTTCGACTCTTCGGCGGCGGAGTTCATCCATCGGATGCTCACGGACCCGAAGCACCCCTACTCCCTCGCGGAGTACTTCGAGGTGGTGAGGTAGTCGGCGAGGGCCTGGTTGGGGCCGGCGTCGAAGCCGCCGTGTTCGCCTCAACAGGAAACGCGTGCGACAGCAATGCGACCACTCTGACGTCCCTGAGGGCTCTGAGCTGCAGCGATCCCTTTATGAGGCGACAAGTGCCCGGGAGGCGCAGGTAGTGATCCCGCGGGTGGAGTGTTGCGCTTGCCGCGATCGTGCACCGGCAGGTCGCGGTGCCGGCTCGTCCCGCGTCCGCGCCGACACCCGGATCACCTCGCCCTCGTCCGCCACACCCTCGACGACCAGGGCTGACAGGCCCGAAAACACCACGCCCACAAGCTCGTTGACGTCTCGCACGCCATGCCGACGACGACCGTCACACTTGGTCACCACCGATTGCGGCACAGGGCCGATTGCGAGACAGAGCCGACGACGGGACGGAGCCGGTCACCGTACAGGCCCACACCGAGATCATGACCCGCTGCAAGGTCGAGCTGTCAGTAGCCTTTGACGAAGTTGATCACGTACCACTTGGCGGTGGTGGCGTTGTAGATCGCGGTGAGGAAGTCCCGCTTGTTCGGCGTTGTGGTGAGTGTGGTCGAGGAGACGGTGGTGCCCAGGGCGAACGCGGAGCTGAGGATGAGCGCGCGGCTGCCGGTTGCGTCCTGGATGAGTTCCCAGGTGATGCGTTGTCCGTCGGTGGGGTTGGTGGGAGTGCCCAGGGTTCGGTTGCCTTTGAGGGTGACGCGGAACAGGCTTCCCAGTGCGGCGTTGGTGGCGATGGTGGCGGCGTCGGTGAGGGTGACGGGGGCGGGGTCGACCTTCGCGTCGACGTAGTCCTTGCGGGTCAGGTGTTCGGCCGAGGTCGGGGAGGCGGTGGTGGAGACGTTGCCTTCGTAGTAGGCGGAGTTCGAGCCGTAGACGAAGCCGCTGGCCACCGTGCCGCCGGCGGTGTCGTTGATGACGTTGGTGTAGCCGGCCAGCGACAGGGGTTTCACGTTGCTGACATCGCCGAGGGTGGCCGAACAGCCGGCGTCGACCTTGACCGAGCTGACCGCCGAGACGGTGGGGGTGTTCTCGGCGAACCCCAGGATGCTGACGGCTCGTGCGGCACCGGTGACCCAGATGCTGATGTTGGGGCTGTCGTAGGTGAAGGAGTTGTACAGGCCCACACCGATCGCGGCGTTGATCTTCCAGCTGTAGCCGTTGTACCCGGTGCCGCGGTTGACCGCGGATTCGGCGCCGCATCCGGTGAAGCTGATGCCCTGGGTGCCGACGCCGGTCACCTCGTAGCCGATGCCGCAGTGGTCCGCCGCGCAGCCGACGAAGGAGCAGTAGGCCATGGTGTCGATGTGGAAGCCCGCGTTGGTGACGGTGTCGGCGTAGCAGGAGGTGAACGAGCAGCTGGTCCCTGCGGCGCCTCCGGAGACCCCGTGGATGTTCCAGCCGTGGTTGCCGTGGTTGGCCGAGGTCACGCCTTCGAACGTGGAGACGATCGGGTTGGAGAGGTCGATTCCGGTGTCGCCGAAGAACTTCACGGTCATCCGCGCGAACGCCAGCGAGACGGTCGCGGGGTTGGCCGACCGCGTGAGCACGATGCCCTTGCCACTGCCGCTGCCCGGCCCTTGGATGGTGAGGTCCTGGATGGTCAACCGGGTGATGTCCGAGCCGGTCAGCCCGTTGGCCGTGGTGCTGCTCTGTGCGATCACCGACGAGCCGTCACTGACGCCCTCGAGGGTCAGGTTGGAGCGGGCCACCAGCACGGAGGAGGTCTTGTAGGTGCCTGCGGGGAAGACGACCGTTCCGCCGGAGGAGGGCACCGCGTTGATCGCGGTCTGGATCGCGGTGGTGTCGTCGGTGACGCCGTTGCCGGTGGCGCCGTAGTCCAGGACGTTGAACCAGTAGCTGGTGGCCATGGTGATCTCCGTTCAAGCTCGCATCGAGTCGATAGGTCGATTCAAAATTGAGGTCCGATGAGGAGTTCGGCCGCGGCAAAGCAGCACTGTCAATCAACACGGAGCGGGTTCGAGCCGGTCAGGAACGGTGGCAGGCTCGTTCATTCAGCGTGCCTCGATGAGGAGACGACTCATATAACTCACTTAGCGTAATTGAATCGGAGCGCTGCGTAAAGGCCTCTGCTGCGTCAACCGCTTCACCCCTCGTTCATGTGCCACACCACCGTCTGCCGCGCGACGGCATCCGCCGAAGAGCGGTCGCCGACCGTCACCGCACCCAACCCTCACCGCTCTCAGCAGAGGCGGTTCGCCTCTTTGGCGCGCCAGAACTACGGTCCGTCCGTGTACGCGGCATTCTGGGCCGATGAGAGCGGAACAACGACGCCGGCGCGCCCTCGGGCGAGCTCTGGCCGCTCCGGGGAACCGGACGTCTGCCGATGTTCGCGACTGGTGGCGCGAGGCCGTCTGCTACCAGGTCTACCTGCGCAGTTTCGCCGATGGGAACGGTGACGGCGTCGGGGACCTCACCGGGCTGTACCAGCGCTTGCCCTACCTGGCGGGGCTAGGTGTGGACGCGCTGTGGATCAATCCCTGGTTCCCCTCGCCGATGGTCGACGGCGGCTACGACGTCTCCGACTACCGGGCGATCGATCCCGCCTTCGGCACCCTGTCCGACGCCCTCGCGATGATCGAGGAGATCCATGCTCTGGGCCTGCGCATCCTGATCGACATCGTGCCCAATCACACCTCCTCCCAGCACCCGTGGTTCCACGAGGCGCTGGCCGGCGGCCCGGACTGCGTCGAGCGCGACCGCTACATCTTCAGGCCGGGCACCGGCCCAAAGGGTGATGCCCCGCCCAACAACTGGCGCAGCGTCTTCGGTGGTTCCGCGTGGACCCGCATCGTCGAACCCGACGGCAGGGCCGGGTCGTGGTACCTCCATCTGTTCGCGCCCGAGCAACCCGACCTCAACTGGGACAGTTGCCTGGTCCGCCGGGAATTCGAGTCGATCCTGCGGTTCTGGTTCGATCTGGGCGTCGACGGGATCCGCATCGATGTCGCGCATGCCATGATCAAAGCCCCGGGTCTACCCGACCTGGGCCCCTCGGACATTGAACTCATCGCCTCGGCGGCTCATCCCGGACACCCCCACTGGGACCGCGAAGGGGTCCACGAGATCTTCCGCGGCTGGCGCGCGGTGGCCGACTCCTACCCCGAGCCTCGCGTGTTCGTCGCGGAGGCGTGCGTCGGCGCGTCCGAACGCCTGGCCCGCTACGTCCGGCCCGGCGAACTGCACACCGCCTTCAACTTCGACTATCTGACGGCCCCGTGGCGGGCGGATACGCTGCGTATCGCGATCGACAGCTCCCTTTCGGCGATGGCGGCCGTCGGTGCCCCGGCGATCTGGGCGCTCTCCAACCACGATGTCCTGCGCCACCTCACC of the Kitasatospora sp. NBC_01246 genome contains:
- a CDS encoding thiamine pyrophosphate-dependent enzyme translates to MARTVAHVIIDALQDLGVRHVFGVVGDALNPLTDAIRSTEGVEWVGCRHEEAAAFAAGAQSQLSGTLGVCMGTVGPGAVHLLNGLYDAAKSRTPVLAIAGQVPLTEVGNDYFQEVDNDLLFRDVAVFRATVTSPDQMPRLLESAVRAAISESGVAVLTVPGDLGEQEIGDDRPARFPRTRPVTRPDEPGILEAAELINAADKVTLLVGRGARQAREEVLTLAERTAAPMVLTLKAKEGFEADNEYQVGQTGLIGNPAAARALDGCDLLVMLGTDFPYRDWYPTDCKVVQIDVQERNLGRRIPLDAGLAGDVGATLRALLPHLNEGAGRDREHLESARKEFTHWQAGQAKLADPSHDKRLTGRLRRALDNPGHDIRPEALAAAVNELADQDAVFTSDTGMATVWLSRFVTMHGERRLLGSYNLGSMANAMPQALGAQLWAPERQVIAFCGDGGLSMLLGDLMTIKTHRLPVKLVVFDNRRLGMVKLEQEQAGLVEFGTELDNPDFAAVANALGLTGIRVTDPATLHDSVRRALSTPGPVLLDVLTNPQELAVPGKPTAQQGWGFAIAKLKETLQSKES
- a CDS encoding FMN-binding glutamate synthase family protein, coding for MMCVAVLAVLAAGLWSPWWWAVAGPLLAVALLGVWDLLQRRHSVLRNYPVLGHLRFLMESIRPELQQYFVERNFDGRPFDRDTRSIVYERAKGTDAEEPFGTELDLYAAGREFLVPSMAPCPVPKDAPRVRIGGPDCTQPYDMALLNVSAMSFGSLSANAVLALNTGAALGGFAHDTGEGGLSEYHLRPGGDLVWEIGTGYFGCRTGDGDFDPDQFVEKAAHPHVKCVSLKLSQGAKPGIGGVLPGAKVNAEIAEVRGVPQGRTVNSPPYHRVFSTPRELVRFVARMRELSGGKPTGFKLCVGSRRQFLAVCKAMLEEGTTPDFIIVDGAEGGTGAAPLEFADNIGLPLTDGLMIVQNALVGTGLRERIRIGASGKVATGSDLVRRLALGADFTNAARAMMFAVGCIQAQRCHTNTCPVGVATQDPRRARALDVGDKSQRVMRFQEATVKSALQIMASMGVTDPAELGPHMLQLRVDTHTMSSYADIHSWLTPGELLQDPPAAWAADWHAADPDRFTV
- a CDS encoding SMI1/KNR4 family protein, with protein sequence MEPAEPSWAEELAALTGWSGDRRPLDWEAVERELGLCLPRDYKLLAETFGAGTFDDDVDLCVPKARHLALDLIAADRADFAGSAPSSEPTIRILRWARTSAGHSFCWHVADPDPEEWPVFARSDKWEPWERFDSSAAEFIHRMLTDPKHPYSLAEYFEVVR
- a CDS encoding glycoside hydrolase family 13 protein, coding for MRAEQRRRRALGRALAAPGNRTSADVRDWWREAVCYQVYLRSFADGNGDGVGDLTGLYQRLPYLAGLGVDALWINPWFPSPMVDGGYDVSDYRAIDPAFGTLSDALAMIEEIHALGLRILIDIVPNHTSSQHPWFHEALAGGPDCVERDRYIFRPGTGPKGDAPPNNWRSVFGGSAWTRIVEPDGRAGSWYLHLFAPEQPDLNWDSCLVRREFESILRFWFDLGVDGIRIDVAHAMIKAPGLPDLGPSDIELIASAAHPGHPHWDREGVHEIFRGWRAVADSYPEPRVFVAEACVGASERLARYVRPGELHTAFNFDYLTAPWRADTLRIAIDSSLSAMAAVGAPAIWALSNHDVLRHLTRYGRPQSDGPVHTLANHSPDGPVDLALGTRRAQTAALLMLALPGCAYLYQGEELGLWEVEDLPDETLQDPTWERSGHTDRGRDGCRLPMPWSGDAPPFGFSPDHAQKVPWLPQPPQWKQLTVQAQTGDEQSMLELYRRALRIRRVHPALGDGSLAWDTTAVPDVLSFTRPPGFQCVVNLGQGAARLPDHREVLLSSVPLEDGLLPGDSAVWLAR
- a CDS encoding glycosyl hydrolase family 28-related protein; the protein is MATSYWFNVLDYGATGNGVTDDTTAIQTAINAVPSSGGTVVFPAGTYKTSSVLVARSNLTLEGVSDGSSVIAQSSTTANGLTGSDITRLTIQDLTIQGPGSGSGKGIVLTRSANPATVSLAFARMTVKFFGDTGIDLSNPIVSTFEGVTSANHGNHGWNIHGVSGGAAGTSCSFTSCYADTVTNAGFHIDTMAYCSFVGCAADHCGIGYEVTGVGTQGISFTGCGAESAVNRGTGYNGYSWKINAAIGVGLYNSFTYDSPNISIWVTGAARAVSILGFAENTPTVSAVSSVKVDAGCSATLGDVSNVKPLSLAGYTNVINDTAGGTVASGFVYGSNSAYYEGNVSTTASPTSAEHLTRKDYVDAKVDPAPVTLTDAATIATNAALGSLFRVTLKGNRTLGTPTNPTDGQRITWELIQDATGSRALILSSAFALGTTVSSTTLTTTPNKRDFLTAIYNATTAKWYVINFVKGY
- a CDS encoding PRC-barrel domain-containing protein: MWEYQENSGYQTGTDLTGYKVEATDGHIGKVDKHSGDVDARYIVVDTGPWIFGKHVLLPAGTVTSIDTANETIHVSRTKEEIKNSPEFDKDKHPGDTDYHQQVGNYYNGNRSNY